The Marasmius oreades isolate 03SP1 chromosome 2, whole genome shotgun sequence genomic sequence CCATACCAATACATTGGAGCGCTAAACGTGACTATCTTCAAGGGAAACGTGGGATCGAAAAGCCACCTTTCCAGTTACCGTCTTACATTGCCGATACTGGAATTGCCACGATGCGGGACGCggtgaaagaaaaggaagccAACATGTCACTCAAAGCTAAAACTAGAGAGCGTGTCCAGCCCAAGATGGGAAAAGTGGACATCGACTACCAGAAACTCCATGACGCATTCTTCAAATTCCAGACAAAACCACCTGTAACAGGCTTCGGGGAAATGTAAGTCTTCAACTGTTCTCACGAATCATATCCTTCAACTCCAATGATGTAGGTATTACGAGGGCAAGGAGTTTGAGACCTCCTTAAAGGAAAAACGGCCCGGAGATCTCTCACCGGAACTCGTCGAAGCTTTGTCCATACCGCCACTCGCTCCACCCCCGTGGTTAATTAGCATGCAACGTTTTGGACCTCCTCCAAGCTATCCGACATTACGGATACCGGGTCTCAACTCGCCTATACCCGAGGGGTATGCCCGTTTATGCTTCAATGTTACATCATGATATATTATTAACATACCCCACCAGAGCCCAGTGGGGCTTCCATCCTGGCGGCTGGGGAAAACCTCCTCTCGATGAGTATAACCGGCCTTTATACGGCGACGTTTTTGGCGTCCTGCCAAAAgcaggagatggagaagttTGTTCTCGAATTCACCTTCTGTATGTCGATTTGCTCATCCATAATAATCTACAGATGGGCGAACCCATAGACAAGGAACTTTGGGGCGAGCTTGAACCCGAGGAGGGTAAGTCACGTCGTCGCTCCAATGACACATCCCTAATACATGTCGTTCTTTTCATTCTtctagaggaagaagagtcgGAAAGCGAGGAAGAatctgaagaggaagaggtcgaACCTGCACCGATCGATGGCGTTCAAACTCCTTCTGGACTCGAAACACCCTCTGGGATGGCTAGTGTGGTCTCAACTATTGCTGGCGGGCTGGAAACCCCCGACTTTTTGGAACTCAGGAAGAATACTGCTCGAGCACCTTCAGAGGCTGTTGAGTCGAATGGTCCCCGATCATTGTATCAAGTTGTACCCGAGAAGCAAACCTCGGTTCGAGGTTTGATGGGAAGTGAACGCGGCTACGACGTCTCTGCAGTCGCGAGTGCTCCTATACCGGTTCTTGGCGATGACCGTGGCACTAAAGTGAGTGTTCAATCGCTCTATGACTTCGCCTTTCTTTTGACGATAAATCCAAACACAGCGTAAGAACAGTGTGGACGTTTCCATCGACGCTGAACAGCTGGAAGGCATGTCGGAAGAAGACCTCCGGAGGAAATATGACGCCAACTCCCGAAATACTGTAAACGTTCCTGGTTCCAAGGAGGACTTTTCTGATATGGTTGCGGAGAACACAAAAAAGAGGCTAAAGATGGAGAAAGAGAGGGGGCGTGATAAGAAGACGAAAGAATTCAAATTCTAGATTTTTTTGTCATACTTTTCGTGCTCGTATTCATTCCTGTGAATTGTATCTTTGACGGAGTTGAGAGATGGTGCTCGGTGTTAGACATGTGTCACACGGCGGGTGATGCGAACACATTAGGCACTCACTGTTGTGCTGTCAGCCTGCTTTCTACCCTTCCCCTTTCCTACCGTCCTGGAGGATGTCCCAGGTTAAGCTGTATGTCAGATATTTTTGTTTATTTCAACAGCTAACTTGATGAGCGTAGTACTCTACGACCTCCGCCTAATGTTGACTTCGTTAATGGTGAGTCTCACGGTCTTTTAGAACCCTATCCAAAAACCAACGTTTCTTGCCCAAAATCGAGGATACCCTGGCATACCTCCTGGTACAGACCGTCAGCAAGCTTGTGTGAAAGGGGTAGGATTTCTGAAATACCAAGTTGTGGAAACCATGAAAGTTGACTTGGAATGCAGGCTGTCGAAGTTCGAACTGGATCTCAAGGCGTGAAGGCGAAATGGGTACGCGTAGAACTGCGCAAAGTCGAGACCCTTCCAGGTGGTGGCCTATCGAACACGTTTTACGACTTCGTTGGTCCCAGCCCCGTAACAATATGGACAGCGAGTGGCGAATATGAGCTCCTTCGTTCGGTGGGTTTCTGACGTGTAATATCTTGAATGCTCCCTCTCCTAAAGCAAGTCGAAAATTTCAGCAAGATATTGCTTTTCAAATACGAATACCGGAATCTGTACCTCCTAGCATCGCATTAGAGAGCGGAGGTCCGTTCAGAATCCCATCTTTCCTTCACCTCCGTCATTGACGTGACAATGCAGCCGGAATAAAATATGAACTGTTAGCTAGTGTATGCACAAAAGGGAAAAGGTGTGTCACCATCCGAATAACCGGCCTTGTTATCACGGTAGATAACGTCAATACTATAGAGGGTTTTTACGTCGGAGGAAGTCGAGCGTCATATCCACTCAAGCTTCAATCGTTATTGACAAGCACGAACTTCACTCCACATGGCCTGTTTATTCTCAGCCGGAATCCCGACAGACTACTCACGAAGGCGTCACTTTGACCGTAGACCGGGATCAAACCTGTTTTGGACCAGGGGACCGCATATCTGTTATGGCCAGTCTAAAATCGGAAAGCACACATACTGTCTTGTTGCGAGGATTTGAACTCACACTCAAAGAGTCTACTATCTTCCGGGCAGGACCTTACACATCTGGAAAGAAAAGTGTTCCCCAAGTTCGAGTCATTACCGTCGACGAGAACAAGATTCCCGTAAATTTCAACTTGTATGGAGGGATGGTGCAGAAAGCCGAGCTCACCTGTGGCGTATCGCCAAATCACACCACTACAAGTCTTAATACTGCAAGACACATCGACATCACCTATGTTCTCAGTGTCAAGGCGCTCTTAGGGACTGGTCCCTTGGTCATGGACCTTCCTGTCGTTCTTTCCAATTGGCAGAGGTATTTTTGCACATTCTTACCTTCCACTGGCAGTCGGCTGAAATAGACTCCTAGGACTGTCTCCCAAGAAGCCGTCAGGTGATCAATTTGTCTAAATGTCTGTTCAGATTCTGACCACCTTTCAGACGTATAGGACCTGTCCCTAGTCTGTCGTTGACGCCCCCTGGAGGAACTCCCCACAATACTCTGCCTTCTCGCGTGGAGCCTGCCCCTGGCCGATCTCGCCTGAATGTCATTCACCCTGAAATTAACCGTCCGAACGCTAGCAACAACGAGTCTGGCAGGCCTGACGAGTTTGGTTATTCGCAACGTGCACATGTGACGTCTCCTCGCGCAGAAGATCCCAGAAGTACATCTTTGCCAGGACGTACTTTAAGTGCAAATGCAACCAATACACCGCCCAATCGCTTTACTGTAACTAATGTACCAGACTCGGAGCCGGCCCTTTCACCGGAACGAGAGAATCGAGAAGTGCGCCGTGGACCCTCAGGTTCTGGCTCGGCAAATACCGGTCGTGCGTGGCCTACCGCCGAGGAGGAGAAATTAAAATTGTATGAGGGTGCTAAGGCTACAGCACAAAAGGTGCAAGAACAGGTGACTGGAATGAGCGCAGTAGGTTTCCTTTCACGATGTGTTGCGTCTCCTCATTGTCATATGCGCAATAGGCTCAACAGACAACCTCACCGACTACTAACGTTGCGAATTCTCCAAGTACTCGGTCGGCGCGAACTGGACCCTGGCCAACAGCCGAAGAGGAGAAGGTGCATTTGTTTACCAGAGCAAAAGCTGCAGTTACTACCAAAACACAACCCGATGTCTCCGCTGCTGAACGAAAGTCCCCTCACAACAGTAAACCTACCGACTCCGGTGCTAGCAACAAATTATCTCAATACCCCTCCGCTGAACTAGAAAAAGAAGCTCTTCGGCGGTATCAACAAGCTGTAGAAGCTGTGGAGCGCACACATAATCCTCTTGACTCTGGAGGGTCCTCTTCAGCTCCAGTTTTCCACAGTCCTCCTCCTAAtgaccttcctcctcccttcGAAGCAGCAGCGGCTAGTCCCCCTATTGACGCACGCACGCAGATAGCAGAAAAGGAGCGTTTGCGTCGTGCCTACGAAGCACAGGATGCTGCCGTTGCAGCTAGTCCTCCCATCGACGCACGCACGCAGATAGCAGAGAAGGAGCGTTTGCGCCGCGCCTATGAGGCACAGGATGCCGCCACTGCACAACAGAAAGATGCCTATAACGACCCTACTACATTGACAGCAAAacaggagaaggagatgatACGACGCAAGTTAGCTGAGCAAGATGCCCAGGTGGCGGCGAAGGCGCAACCGACCACTCCAGCTCGCACCGCTTCTCCGCCTCACCATTCTTATCGACCCACCCCGTCGCCACCTGGTGCCAGTGGGTCAAGACCGCTAACTGCAGCAGAGGAGAAGGCCATGCTGCGAGCAAGATACGAATCGGAAAATTCCGTTTCCAACGCTCATCTACCCGCAGTGAATGGCTACACCAATGGTACTCACACCACCTCATTATCACCCGCTCATTCCTTCAAAGCGTCCCCTCCTACTTCACCTCCGCCACCAGTGTCGTCCTCCGCAGCTCCCCCGCCTCTATTGCCTCGACCTCCCGCCGATTACATCAAAGAGACCCAAGAAGAGGATGCTAGGGTATCAAGATACGTTTTGAATGGCACCATTCCCAACCTTTACGACTACCCACCGACACCCAGCCCACCACGTGTAAGTAGTCAAATTTATTTCTGAGTTTACGCTGGTGATTAAACTGACGCATCTGTTACAGAGACCATCGCCTTAGCAGGCTAGCCTGCGATTTATTCACTTCCTCGCTCTATGATAATTAATTTATTGGACCGATGTCCTTTCACATTCTTTTCCTGGTCATATTATGTTTACCTCGTTTTCCAACGTTATTTCTAATCCAGACGACTTTTCGTCGGATGGATGTTATCGACTACTTATCATTCTTGAATATCGTACCAGTACCTCGCTCCTTACTCGAAtaaatctttttttttcttccgcTTATTGGTATTCGATCCTTCGGCGCTCTTCTAATTCAGTCACCGTTCATGTTGTACCGCGACCACGATGTCGGAAAAGATACCTCTCCCCAAATACCTGAAAATGCTCACCTCCGGAAACATTCCAGTTGCCAAAGCAATGACCATATCTAGCAAGATGTATGTGTATGTTCCTTTATCGTTCCCCTTAACAAATCAAATCGCACTTAGATATAAGGAATACAATACGGCAGAACAGCTTTCGCAGTTAACGGATACCAAGCTCAAAGCCTTTGGAGTGGACGAAAAGGACATTAGAAGGCTTGTTCTGACAGCTGTGAAAAAGGCAGGGCATACGCTAAAGAGAGTCAGCGAGCCGGAGCAGCCTACTGCATCCACAAGCGGAAACTCCTTTCCTCCGAGCACCGTAGATGTCATCGTACGCGCTAAATTTCATTCATCTCTGGGCCGTGTAATAAATATCCTTCTCCAGACTACTCCTACAAAACGGAAAcggaaacgaaatgaacaagCGGACAAATACCTACCGGAGGGTCCTGTTGACGAGGCGTCGTTGTACGGGAGCCTTGAATTCAAGGAAATTCTAGACGAGAACGTAAGGTTTAACCATTGGAATGATATACAGACTTGAACTACCGAAACCCCTGTAGATGCTGCGGACGAAGTCCGTAATTATCAACCGTGCCCCTTTAATGACTGCATGGGCAACTGTCGTGGCGGAGAGAATGGGGTTCCAGCGTGAAGAGGCTCTCAGCATAGGTGTAGCCTCTTACTATATTCATTCGAGAATCTTGCTTACAATTTGCTATTTGGATAGCCTCGGTTTACACCGAAATTAATGCAATATCGAAAGGGGTCTCTCTTGGAATTTTcaaggaagggaaagaaaagggCCTCGACGCATTGAGAGGGGGTACTCAGCCGTACGTCGACTTCATTGGCAGAAGGTGAGTGTATCCGTCTTGCAACACAAAACCCGGTTTCCCAATACATTGGCCTGTAGAGTGTACGTCGTTTCAACCATGACTAGAAAAAGGTTGGATGACTCAGTTCATTCAAAAGGCCTTTATATCGGAATCAGAAAGAGCAATGGCGGGCTCTTCTGCATGGTACCCCGGCGACCCCTAGTGCAGCTTTCGGCTACATCTCTCGTTCGTTCCGTCAAACTACACCATATGTAGTCGGCACTCTTCGACTTCTTGCCGATAGTTATTCACCGCAAGAAATCAACAACAAAGCCTGGTCCCTTTACGCCGATTTTCGTCCAGAAGTCAACGGGTGGGGGAAACGATCAGAGGTAAAATGTCTAAATATACTTGACTTAAGGAAGCCCTCCAGCGATGCCGATCCTACGAATGGAAGCGAGAGTGCGGATAGGACTCCAATAAATATCCAATACAAAGAGGTGTCGGAGGAATCCGAACCTGCCACAGAACTCGAAAGCAAGCGACGAAGGAGTTCATCAGCAGTGGAAGACTATGAAAAGGCACTGGATGAAGATCATGAGCTCAACAACGCAATTTTGGTCGCGGATTTTTGAAAGACGCCGTGTCACAGTTTCGGTCCACTAGAACTCTATAGTCTAGGTCTAATAAAATATCCAAAATATAGTGTCTTGCAGCAGTATTTTTAACCCTTCAGTATTAGAGGCTCTTGATGACTGCTGCGGTGAAGTCGGAAGTAGTTGCAGACCCTAGATACAAGATTAATGATTTTGAAATATAGACCTGTTTGCTACTCACCAGCCATATCAGCAGTGCGTACTTTGCCAGAATTAATTACATCAAACGTCGCGGTGGCAATGCTGTTTGCAATGGAATCGAGGCTAAA encodes the following:
- a CDS encoding uncharacterized protein (BUSCO:EOG09263QUM), with product MASEADSETEKKPLSKKKQRKMNRLTVAELKQLVKKPEVVEWTDVTAADPRLLLHLKSYRNTVPIPIHWSAKRDYLQGKRGIEKPPFQLPSYIADTGIATMRDAVKEKEANMSLKAKTRERVQPKMGKVDIDYQKLHDAFFKFQTKPPVTGFGEMYYEGKEFETSLKEKRPGDLSPELVEALSIPPLAPPPWLISMQRFGPPPSYPTLRIPGLNSPIPEGAQWGFHPGGWGKPPLDEYNRPLYGDVFGVLPKAGDGEMGEPIDKELWGELEPEEEEEESESEEESEEEEVEPAPIDGVQTPSGLETPSGMASVVSTIAGGLETPDFLELRKNTARAPSEAVESNGPRSLYQVVPEKQTSVRGLMGSERGYDVSAVASAPIPVLGDDRGTKRKNSVDVSIDAEQLEGMSEEDLRRKYDANSRNTVNVPGSKEDFSDMVAENTKKRLKMEKERGRDKKTKEFKF